Genomic window (Flavobacterium oreochromis):
CATTAGCTCTAATTTTCCCTGGCTCCGTTTCTATTAAGTGAATATCTTCTGGTTTTGGCGATGTAAATGGGTGATGCATAGCATGGTAACGACTGTTTTCTTCATCCCATTCTAACAATGGAAAGTCTACTACCCACAATGGGGCAAACTCATCTGGTTTACGTAATCCCATTTTATTTGCTAATTCCATACGTAATGCACTTAATTGTGCACGTGTTTTATTTGCCGACCCTGATAATATAAAAATAATATCACCTGCATTAGCCTTAGTAGCTTCCGCCCATTTTTTCAAATCTTCTTGATCATAGAATTTATCTACAGAAGATTTAAATGTACCATCAGCTTCACATTTACAGTATACCATACCTGATGCTCCTACTTGTGGACGTTTTACCCATTCAATCCAAGCATCAATTTCTTTACGAGTAAATGAAGCTCCACCTGGTACTGCAATACCTACCACTAATTCTGCAGAGTTAAAAACGCTAAATTCTTTATGTTGTGCTATCTCATTTAATTCCCCAAACTCCATTCCAAAACGAATATCTGGTTTATCATTACCATACGTTTTCATTGCATAGTCATAAGTAATTCTAGGAAATTTATCTACTTCTATTCCTTTTACTTCTTTTTAACAAATGGCGTGTTAGCCCTTCGAACATATTTAAAATATCTTCTTGCTCTACAAATGCCATTTCACAATCTATTTGCGTAAATTCAGGCTGACGATCAGCTCTTAAATCTTCATCACGGAAACACTTCACGATTTGAAAATATTTATCCATTCCACCTACCATCAACAATTGTTTGAATGTTTGCGGTGATTGTGGCAACGCATAAAACTGACCAGGATTCATACGTGAAGGCACTACGAAATCACGAGCCCCTTCTGGAGTAGATTTAATCAAATAAGGAGTTTCTACTTCACAGAAGCCTTGATTTGATAAATAATTCCTTACTTCCATAGCGACACGGTGACGAAATAATAAGCTATTTTTTACTGGATTACGACGAATATCTAGATAACGATATTTCATACGCAATTCCTCCCCTCCATCTGTATAATCTTCAATAGTAAATGGAGGTAATTGTGCTTGATTTAAAACCGTTAGTTCTTTTACCAAGATTTCAATATCACCTGTAGCTATATTAGGATTTTTAGATTCGCGTTCAATTACAGTTCCTTTGATTTGAACAACAAATTCACGACCTAACGTTTTAGCTAACTCCATTACCGACTTATCAGTACGGCTTTCGTCAAAAATCAACTGAGTAATTCCGTAACGATCACGTAAATCAAGCCATATCATAAAACCTTTATCACGTGATTTTTGAACCCATCCTGCAAGGGTCACTTCTGTGTTGATATGTGACGCATTTAATTCGCCACAAGTATGACTTCTAAACATTGCTATAAAATTTGAATGCAAAAATACTATTTTATAAGATATTTTCTTTTTACTTCACTCACAAATTAACATTATTTTTAAACCTACTCGTAAACAAAAAAATATTTTTGTGTAGTTAACAATTAAATTTCAAAAATTCATACAATGAAAAAATATTTTTTAGGAATACTTACACTAACAAGTATTACGTTTCAGGCTCAAATGAACCTTACTTTTAAAGTAAAAAACAGCCCTACTGATTCTTTATTAGTTATAAATCATGATTTTTCCAAGTGGATTATTGCTGATAAAAATGGAGATTTTAAATCTAAATTAGCAGCAAAAGAAGGTTTTTACATATTAAAACTGGCTGACAAACACACTGAAGTTTACTTAAAAAAGATCATCATTTAACCGGCATATCAGATTATAATAATTTTAAAAAATCATTAGTTTACACAGGAACAAATGCCAAAGAAAATAATTTCCTAGCAAAAAAATTAGCAGCTCAAGATGATAATTATTATGAAGACTTAACAAATTCTTCTAACGAAAATGAGTTACTTGCTAAAATGAACAAAATAAAAGAAACAGCTTTTTCTTTAATAACAAACGACTTACCCAAACCTTTTATTATTTCATTTAAAAAACACACTGAGTCAGAATTAAAAGAAATGTTAGAATACATTAAAGAATCTCTTAAATTAAAAAAATTAAATGGCACTATTTCTCCCACATTTAATTATGAAAACCACAAAGGAGGAACAACAAAACTTGAAAACTTTAGAGGAAAATATGTATATATTGATATTTGGGCCACTTGGTGTGGTCCTTGTCGTGCTGAAATACCATATTTAAAAAAATTAGAGAAGCATTTTCATGGTAAGAATATTGAATTTGTTAGTATTTCTATTGATTCACAAAAAGACCATGATAAATGGAAAAAATTTGTAACAGAAAAACAATTAGGAGGAACTCAATTAATAGCTGATCAAGATTGGAATTCTGATTTTATAAAAGCATATATTGTTAATGGAATACCTAGATTTATATTGATAGATCCAGATGGAAAAATCATAAATATTGATGCTCCAAGACCTTCCTCTGAAGAAATAAAAAACATTTTTAATAATCTTATAAAATAAAAAGAAAGTTTATTAGACCTCTATCAAACGATTAAAACTTTTTTAACTATAACAAGGCTGTCTAAAAGTAAAAATTCAACACATTACTTGTCACTCTAGCCAAAGGAGGATTCCATAATTAATATTATGTAATTTGTTTCACCTATTCAAGCAGAATTCTTGGTTTCTACCTTTGGTTAAAATGGCAAACTACATATTTTTAGAACACCTTGAATCTTTCAATGCAAAAATAAAAGCATTTAGAAGTAAATTTAGAGAAGTGAGAAATATAGAATTCTTCCTTTTTAGACTAACTAATTTATATGCGTAATTTGAGTTCCTCCACAACTTTTGGTATTGATCCGTATTGATCCCCAAAAACAGACCTTCCTTAAGGTGTTATAATAAAAAAAGCTCCCCTAAACGGAAAGCTTTTCATTGGTCTAACTACTAAACCATTCCGATTTTACTCGGAACTAAACAACACAACTAATTTTAAAATCTTTTTTGGGCAAAAAAGCGCTCCGAAGAGCGCTTCTAAAAAATATCCCAATTTCGCGGTCTGGACGGGACTCGAACCCGCGACCCCATGCGTGACAGGCATGTATTCTAACCAACTGAACTACCAAACCTTGTGCGTTATTGCGGTGCAAATATACAACTGTTTTTTTGTTTTACAAGAAAAAAACAGTCTTTTTTTATTTTTTTAAATCAAATCAAATAAACCCCTGCTTTTCAACCAAATAAGATGTCATTATTTTTTCAAATTTTCCTTCAATAGAAACAGGAACATATTTTATCTTATACATAGAACAAGTATTTTGTATTCTTTCAAAATATGAAGTCATCATTTTTTGATATTGCTCGCCCATTCCTTCTCCAAACAAATTAACCTCTTCATTTGTTTCTAAGTCAACAAATTTTCTAGGATGATTATCAAAACTTAAATTAAATTCCGTTTTATAATCAATCACGTGAAAAACCACCACTTTGTGCTTATTATATTTTAAATGTTGCAATGCCTTAAATAAACGATCTTCGTCTTCTATCTGAAACATATCTGTAAAAAGTACAACCATAGAGCGCTTATGTAATTTTTCAGCAATCTGATGAAGATATTTAATAGTATCTGTCTTTTTATAAGCGCGTTTATCTATCAAAAGACGCTCTAATCTATCTAATAACATCCTATGATGTCGTTCACTTCCTTTTTCTGGCGCATAATATTCATAATGATCTGAATAAACACTTAACCCTACAGCATCACGTTGTCTCTTTAACAAATTCATCAAAACAGCAGATGCTAAAACAGAAAAACCTATTTTATTCTGATAAAACAACTGATCTTTTTTAAGCAATGGATAGTGCATAGAAGAAGAATTATCTAGAATTAAATGACAACGCAAATTCGTTTCCTCTTCATAACGCTTTGTATACAATCGATCTGTTTTAGCATATAACTTCCAATCTATATGCTTAGTACTTTCTCCTGAATTATATATTTTATGTTCTGCAAATTCAGCTGAAAAACCATGAAAAGGGGATTTATGCATACCTGATATAAATCCCTCTACTATCTGATTAGCTAAGAGTTCTAAATGCTGAAAA
Coding sequences:
- a CDS encoding DUF58 domain-containing protein, translated to MNLETQIKTISSFQHLELLANQIVEGFISGMHKSPFHGFSAEFAEHKIYNSGESTKHIDWKLYAKTDRLYTKRYEEETNLRCHLILDNSSSMHYPLLKKDQLFYQNKIGFSVLASAVLMNLLKRQRDAVGLSVYSDHYEYYAPEKGSERHHRMLLDRLERLLIDKRAYKKTDTIKYLHQIAEKLHKRSMVVLFTDMFQIEDEDRLFKALQHLKYNKHKVVVFHVIDYKTEFNLSFDNHPRKFVDLETNEEVNLFGEGMGEQYQKMMTSYFERIQNTCSMYKIKYVPVSIEGKFEKIMTSYLVEKQGFI
- a CDS encoding TlpA family protein disulfide reductase, with amino-acid sequence MNKIKETAFSLITNDLPKPFIISFKKHTESELKEMLEYIKESLKLKKLNGTISPTFNYENHKGGTTKLENFRGKYVYIDIWATWCGPCRAEIPYLKKLEKHFHGKNIEFVSISIDSQKDHDKWKKFVTEKQLGGTQLIADQDWNSDFIKAYIVNGIPRFILIDPDGKIINIDAPRPSSEEIKNIFNNLIK